A DNA window from Castanea sativa cultivar Marrone di Chiusa Pesio chromosome 7, ASM4071231v1 contains the following coding sequences:
- the LOC142643853 gene encoding SKP1-like protein 1B: MSSVKKVTLKSSDGEIFEVEETVAMESQTIKGLIEDDCANNAIPLPNVTSHILSLVIQYCKEHTSASDSKSSKSNEELKAWDTQFINVDLNVLFDLIMAANYLNVKGLLDLTCQTVADMIKGKTPEQIRATFNIVNDFTPEEEEELRRENAWAFE, translated from the exons ATGTCTTCGGTGAAGAAGGTGACGCTGAAGAGCTCAGATGGCGAGATTTTCGAGGTGGAAGAGACTGTGGCGATGGAGTCACAGACGATAAAGGGCTTGATCGAAGATGACTGTGCTAACAATGCAATCCCATTGCCTAACGTAACAAGCCACATACTCTCACTCGTCATCCAGTACTGCAAGGAGCACACGTCCGCCTCTGACTCTAAGTCTTCCAAGTCCAATGAGGAGCTCAAGGCCTGGGATACCCAGTTCATCAATGTCGACCTGAACGTCCTCTTTGATCTCATCATG GCGGCCAACTATTTGAACGTTAAGGGGCTATTGGATTTAACTTGCCAGACTGTGGCAGACATGATAAAGGGAAAGACTCCAGAACAGATTCGTGCAACATTCAATATTGTGAATGATTTCACtccagaagaagaagaggagctTCGAAGGGAGAATGCGTGGGCATTTGAGTGA
- the LOC142642454 gene encoding ABC transporter I family member 6, chloroplastic-like produces the protein MALPLRCSYYTPPPPPPPPSLFSSSSSLKFSPPNSLKFTLPALRPRSNHHHHHHRLSLSSVIASLSAVDSPESSHIQNEKKLLLLLEVKGLTAVIAESKQQILKGVNLTIYEGEVHAIMGKNGSGKSTLAKVLVGHPDYEVTGGSVVFKGENLLEMEPEERSLAGLFMSFQSPVAIPGVNNIDFLNMAYNARRRKLGLPQLGPIEFYAYIFPKLELVNMKADFLNRNVNEGFSGGERKRNEILQLAVLGADLAILDEIDSGLDVDALRDVAAAVNGLLTPKNSVLMITHYARLLNIIKPTFIHVMEDGKILRTGDSSIAKLLEDKGYQAISAV, from the exons ATGGCTCTACCCCTCCGCTGCTCCTATTatactcctcctcctcctcctcctcctccatcactcttttcctcttcttcttctctcaaATTCTCGCCCCCAAATTCCCTCAAATTTACACTCCCTGCCCTCCGTCCCCGCTctaaccaccaccaccaccaccaccgcctgTCACTTTCGTCCGTGATCGCCTCCCTCTCCGCCGTCGATTCTCCCGAATCGTCCCATATCCAAAACGAGAAAaagctcctcctcctcctcgaAGTCAAAGGCCTCACCGCCGTCATTGCTGAATCCAAACAACAAATTCTCAAAGGCGTTAACCTCACAATCTATGAAGGAGAA GTTCACGCAATTATGGGAAAGAACGGTTCTGGGAAGAGCACATTAGCCAAG GTTCTTGTTGGGCATCCGGATTACGAAGTGACAGGAGGGAGTGTAGTGTTCAAAGGGGAGAACTTGTTGGAGATGGAACCGGAGGAAAGGTCGCTTGCAGGACTCTTTATGAGCTTCCAATCCCCAGTTGCCATTCCTGGTGTCAACAATATTGACTTTCTCAATATGGCTTATAATGCTCGGAGAAGAAAACTTGGTCTGCCTCAGCTTGGACCCATTGAG TTCTATGCTTACATTTTTCCCAAACTTGAACTTGTGAATATGAAGGCAGACTTTCTTAATAGAAATGTAAATGAAGGATTCAGTGGTGGCGAAAGGAAGCGGAATGAAATTTTACAGCTTGCA GTTCTGGGTGCAGACTTGGCTATCTTGGATGAAATTGATTCTGGACTGGATGTTGATGCACTTCGAGATGTAGCAGCTGCAGTGAATGGGCTTTTGACTCCAAAGAATTCTGTGTTGATGATTACTCATTATGCAAGACTTTTGAATATCATAAAGCCTACATTTATACATGTTATG GAGGATGGGAAAATCTTGAGGACAGGAGACAGTTCGATAGCAAAACTTCTGGAGGACAAAGGGTATCAAGCAATTTCTGCAGTGTGA
- the LOC142643846 gene encoding SKP1-like protein 1B, protein MSSVKKVTLKSSDGEIFEVEETVAMESQTIKGLIEDDCANNAIPLPNVTSHILSLVIQYCKEHTSSKSNEELKAWDTQFINVDQNVLFDLIMAANYLNVKGLLDLTCQTVADMMKGMTPEQIRKKFNIVNDFTPEEEEEVRRENAWAFE, encoded by the exons ATGTCTTCGGTGAAGAAGGTGACGCTGAAGAGCTCAGATGGCGAGATTTTCGAGGTGGAAGAGACTGTGGCGATGGAGTCACAGACGATAAAGGGCTTGATCGAAGATGACTGTGCTAACAATGCAATCCCATTGCCTAACGTAACAAGCCACATACTCTCACTCGTCATCCAGTACTGCAAGGAGCACACGTCTTCCAAGTCCAATGAGGAGCTCAAGGCCTGGGATACCCAGTTCATCAATGTCGACCAAAACGTCCTCTTTGATCTCATCATG GCGGCCAACTATTTGAACGTTAAGGGGCTATTGGATTTAACTTGCCAGACTGTGGCAGACATGATGAAGGGAATGACTCCAGAACAGATTCGTAAGAAATTCAATATTGTGAATGATTTCACtccagaagaagaagaggaggttCGAAGGGAGAATGCGTGGGCATTTGAGTGA